Proteins encoded within one genomic window of Pararhizobium capsulatum DSM 1112:
- the visN gene encoding transcriptional regulator VisN, protein MEIAIRSAPVSAMRCAVRPLSKGQLIQRLGDFAERGNLEKGLAALTEYVGASHYLLARYDLSQDHNLDFVVCSDWPFDMVKRLAKCLSDLHSRSNEMEKCLSVMQPVFMSLPADIEPARGLARDYCAITFNVGRTRLSLMLLFPQDVILSQESLRDVGLLTAYFASFSQDREMRSDREFELTERELECLFWIAEGKTSDEIAVILGISRNTINNYITSVMRKTATKTRSEAIAYAVRNNLV, encoded by the coding sequence ATGGAGATTGCGATCCGGTCTGCACCGGTATCGGCAATGCGTTGCGCTGTACGGCCGCTTTCGAAAGGCCAGCTTATCCAGAGGCTCGGTGATTTCGCCGAGCGCGGCAATCTGGAAAAAGGGCTGGCGGCGCTGACCGAATACGTTGGTGCATCGCATTATCTTCTGGCGCGCTACGATCTCTCTCAGGACCACAATCTCGATTTCGTCGTCTGTTCCGACTGGCCCTTCGACATGGTCAAGCGGCTGGCAAAATGCCTGTCGGATCTGCACTCCCGCTCGAACGAGATGGAAAAGTGCCTCTCGGTCATGCAGCCGGTATTCATGAGCTTGCCGGCAGATATCGAGCCTGCTCGCGGCCTGGCGCGAGACTATTGCGCAATTACCTTCAATGTTGGGCGCACGCGCCTTTCGCTGATGCTTCTCTTCCCGCAGGATGTGATCCTTTCCCAGGAAAGCCTTAGGGATGTTGGCCTGTTGACGGCTTACTTCGCGAGCTTCTCCCAGGATCGCGAGATGCGCAGCGACCGTGAATTCGAACTGACCGAGCGCGAGCTCGAATGCCTCTTCTGGATTGCCGAGGGCAAGACGAGCGATGAGATCGCCGTCATCCTGGGCATCTCCCGCAACACCATCAACAACTATATCACCAGCGTCATGCGCAAGACGGCGACGAAAACCCGTTCGGAAGCCATCGCCTATGCCGTCCGCAACAATCTCGTATAG
- the visR gene encoding transcriptional regulator VisR: MTFFVPNTRSSDDSRGNRGHGRALRAATLVTRLQAMQREISSKHFAVFRLNGNGLPANRKLTCVLDNWGPVSEMMAHDLLKVMGDELLAHLESSLLPILWNGNGDHQVAEAIDFARFTHHCGKRMLPYSGIAFPVRLGAQGNGYVVFTGSFIDVGSEVVIDLHGRSCSVMTDLLASDERRILPAETLSDREIGCLQMAGDGCISEEIAEKLGLSVHTVNAYLGTATTKLDSVNRIQAIAKAIRLGYIS, encoded by the coding sequence ATGACATTCTTTGTGCCCAATACCCGTTCGAGTGACGATAGCCGGGGCAATAGAGGTCACGGCCGTGCTTTGCGCGCAGCAACGCTTGTTACCCGCCTTCAGGCGATGCAGAGGGAAATCAGCTCCAAACACTTCGCGGTGTTCCGACTGAACGGAAATGGCCTTCCTGCCAACCGCAAGCTGACCTGCGTGCTCGATAACTGGGGCCCTGTGTCCGAAATGATGGCGCACGATTTGCTCAAGGTCATGGGCGACGAGTTGCTGGCTCATCTCGAAAGTTCTCTTCTTCCCATTCTCTGGAATGGCAATGGCGATCATCAGGTTGCGGAAGCGATCGACTTTGCGCGCTTCACCCATCATTGCGGCAAGCGCATGCTTCCCTATTCAGGCATCGCGTTCCCGGTTCGCCTCGGTGCCCAGGGCAACGGCTATGTGGTTTTCACCGGCAGCTTCATCGACGTCGGCAGCGAAGTCGTAATCGATCTTCACGGCCGCAGCTGCAGTGTCATGACGGACCTGCTTGCCTCTGACGAGCGCCGCATCCTGCCGGCGGAAACGCTGAGCGACCGCGAAATCGGTTGCCTGCAGATGGCCGGCGACGGCTGCATCAGTGAAGAAATTGCCGAGAAGCTCGGCCTGTCCGTGCATACGGTGAATGCCTATCTCGGGACGGCGACGACGAAGCTCGATTCCGTCAACCGCATTCAGGCGATCGCCAAGGCGATCCGCCTTGGCTACATCAGCTGA
- the flhB gene encoding flagellar biosynthesis protein FlhB, giving the protein MADDEDKDSKTELPSEKKMSDAIEKGNVPFSREVTIFASTLAIYIYIVFFLPSGFATLTESLKDVFEQPEAWRIDTSTDVVALILHIFANAGSLLIPFFVLLMTFGVASAVLQNLPSMVLDRIQPKFNRISPVSGFTRIYGVQGLVEFAKSLFKIVIVSLIIVLVLWNDYFESLDAMFSDPETILARMSTDMNQIMIVLLISTAIVAVADFFWTRHHWYSELRMTKQEVKEELKQSQGDPIVKARLRSIARDRARKRMISSVPRATLVIANPTHYAIALRYVREEGDAPVVVAKGQDLVALKIRALAEENGIPVFEDPPLARSMFAQVSVDSVIPPVFYKAVAELIHRIYATHPRRMT; this is encoded by the coding sequence ATGGCGGACGATGAAGATAAAGACAGCAAAACAGAGCTGCCTTCCGAGAAAAAGATGAGTGATGCGATCGAGAAGGGCAATGTGCCGTTCTCGCGCGAGGTGACGATCTTCGCATCCACGCTGGCCATCTACATCTACATCGTTTTCTTCCTGCCGAGCGGTTTTGCGACCCTCACCGAATCATTGAAGGACGTCTTTGAGCAGCCGGAAGCGTGGCGAATAGACACCTCGACGGACGTCGTCGCTCTGATCCTGCATATCTTTGCCAATGCCGGCTCGCTGCTCATCCCCTTCTTCGTGCTGCTAATGACGTTCGGCGTCGCCTCGGCCGTCCTGCAAAACCTGCCATCGATGGTGCTTGATCGAATCCAGCCGAAATTCAACCGGATCTCGCCGGTGAGCGGCTTTACGCGCATTTACGGGGTACAGGGCCTCGTCGAATTCGCAAAATCGCTGTTCAAGATCGTGATCGTATCGCTGATCATCGTGCTGGTGCTCTGGAACGACTATTTCGAATCACTTGATGCGATGTTTTCCGATCCGGAAACGATCCTGGCGCGCATGTCGACCGACATGAACCAGATCATGATCGTGCTGCTTATTTCCACGGCAATCGTTGCCGTCGCCGATTTCTTCTGGACGCGCCATCATTGGTATTCGGAACTGCGCATGACCAAGCAGGAGGTCAAGGAAGAACTCAAGCAGTCCCAGGGCGACCCGATCGTCAAGGCGCGCCTGCGTTCGATTGCGCGCGACCGGGCTCGCAAACGCATGATTTCCTCGGTTCCGCGCGCCACGCTCGTTATTGCGAACCCTACCCACTATGCCATTGCGCTGCGCTACGTGCGCGAGGAAGGCGATGCGCCTGTGGTGGTCGCGAAAGGCCAGGACCTGGTCGCATTGAAGATCCGCGCGCTTGCAGAGGAGAATGGCATACCTGTTTTCGAGGATCCTCCCCTCGCACGCTCAATGTTTGCGCAAGTCTCGGTGGATAGTGTGATTCCACCGGTGTTTTACAAAGCAGTCGCTGAACTCATCCACCGGATCTATGCAACGCACCCGAGACGGATGACGTAA